The following are encoded in a window of Brevibacillus sp. DP1.3A genomic DNA:
- a CDS encoding amino acid ABC transporter substrate-binding protein, producing the protein MKKLLFSLLASTLLVALAGCGSSSTGQPPQNSAAPAPTEEKKEQNLLEKVKADGKILIGTEGTYAPFTFHDQSGKLTGYDVEVVTEVAKRIGVEPVFQETQWDAMFAGLDSKRFDVVANQVGIRPDRQEKYDFSNPYTVSTAVLVTHKDNTTVKGFEDIKGLKAAQTLTSNLTDIAKKNGAEIVGVEGFNQAIDLLVSKRVDITINDGISLLDFMKQKPDVPIKIIAKDPNVAKNGFLFRKGSTELVDAFNKALDDMTKDGTLAKISEKWFGADVSK; encoded by the coding sequence ATGAAAAAACTATTATTTTCACTTCTCGCTTCCACTCTGTTAGTCGCATTGGCAGGTTGCGGGTCGTCTTCAACTGGACAACCACCGCAAAACAGTGCCGCTCCTGCCCCAACAGAAGAGAAAAAAGAACAAAACTTGTTGGAAAAAGTAAAAGCCGACGGTAAAATTCTGATCGGAACCGAGGGCACATACGCGCCGTTTACGTTCCACGATCAGTCTGGCAAGCTGACGGGCTATGATGTGGAGGTCGTCACAGAGGTAGCGAAGCGCATCGGCGTAGAGCCTGTGTTTCAAGAAACACAATGGGATGCGATGTTCGCTGGACTTGACTCCAAGCGCTTTGATGTCGTAGCGAATCAGGTAGGCATTCGCCCTGATCGCCAGGAAAAATACGACTTCTCCAATCCGTATACCGTATCCACAGCGGTCCTTGTCACCCATAAAGACAACACGACCGTAAAAGGCTTCGAGGATATTAAAGGTTTGAAAGCAGCGCAAACATTGACGAGTAACCTCACCGATATCGCGAAGAAAAACGGAGCGGAAATCGTCGGTGTGGAAGGCTTTAACCAAGCGATCGACTTGCTTGTTTCCAAGCGTGTAGACATTACGATTAACGATGGGATTTCCCTGTTGGACTTCATGAAGCAAAAACCTGATGTTCCTATCAAAATTATCGCAAAAGATCCGAACGTAGCGAAAAACGGCTTCCTCTTCCGCAAGGGCAGCACAGAGCTGGTTGATGCATTCAACAAAGCACTGGATGACATGACGAAAGATGGTACCCTCGCAAA